One segment of Castanea sativa cultivar Marrone di Chiusa Pesio chromosome 3, ASM4071231v1 DNA contains the following:
- the LOC142627398 gene encoding disease resistance protein Roq1-like yields the protein MALMGSKSVYSSSSSTTSAFKYDVFLSFRGDDTRKNFTGHLYAALKQKGIFTFRDDEKLERGTFITPELLRAIEESRFAVVVISQNYASSSWCLVELAKIVECMEKERLIVLPVFHYIDPSDVRNLRKTFGEAFAKHEECYQDNIEEVHRWKAALTKVASIAGWDLRDKHEANVVEEIVRKISNKLISTYSIVHKDFVGINSRMEELVNLLGMGLNGVRFIGIWGMGGLGKTTLARVVYDRFRYYFDGSSFLANVREECGKHGLVHLQKQLLFDILIERNIDFSDVQWGCNVIKKRLCYKSVLIVLDDVDQLDQLEALAGERVWFGQGSRVIITTRDQHLLIKHDVARAEIYKAKELNSDEALRLFSRKAFKKDHPLEGYVELSKKAICYAQGLPLALNVLGPLLKGRSLSAWESALDRLEETPPKKVLDTLRISFDSLEETEKKIFLDIACFFKGEHKNRVTNILQTPRYKPSIDIDVLMEKSLITIFGGRLWMHDLLQELGRQIVHSESPEQPGSRSRLWLKDDVLHVLKNNTGSKKIRGIMLHSPQQVKVQLHTEAFKKMKNLKFFIVENVHICKPLEFLPHSLKFFKWTNYPFHWPFKYFPEQLVALEMPHSRIRLPKLIKQERRLVNLIAVNLRGCEFITKLPKLWAPNLEDLDLSSCRNLVEIDEYFGSHGKLKFWNLNYCKNLQILPSQLRLKSLVSFHLWGCSRLEKLPDFHPEMECLETLNLVNSGIREVPSSIEHLTKLNGLYLPFCKNLRDLPDSIYKLQQLQELQTHTAKLRPTCNYFDGSFGYGFVNMTKFDLCFHAGIIELDLLMKPDYFPALEMINLCGTNIVTIPESISRFPRLTDLDVHNCKLLREIQGLPQSIKQVNVEGCMLLDTQSPSGLLNQVIEMIGILPSRVCGRARSNKLMDPQLTNYFPSETEGAESEDGDISMDPQFSNHFPSETEVAKSEDGDISESEDGDISESEDEYEDYDTSHEITFWGTEMPKWVNHQSVDNSIFFFVGRKFPKLVVCIVARECFDGEDDFDGTVDISINGYRNRKKIYYFCADNALFLFSRTQQSLQRLLNESNPTDQNLVEVSITSDTFSSIKRWGVHVECTCPPQESANAPIWYSIKRLGVQVDDVVEYLPTSKKQRTR from the exons ATGGCTTTAATGGGCTCAAAAAGCGTAtactcatcttcttcttctaccaCGTCTGCATTTAAATATGATGTCTTTCTTAGCTTCAGGGGTGATGACACCCGTAAAAATTTCACAGGCCATCTATATGCTGCTTTGAAGCAGAAAGGTATATTCACATTCAGGGATGATGAAAAACTTGAGCGAGGAACATTCATTACTCCAGAGCTCTTGAGAGCAATTGAAGAATCGAGATTTGCTGTTGTCGTTATCTCACAAAATTACGCTTCATCAAGTTGGTGTTTGGTTGAACTAGCAAAGATTGTTGAGTGCATGGAAAAGGAGAGGCTTATAGTTTTGCCTGTTTTTCACTACATTGATCCTAGTGATGTGAGGAATCTGAGGAAGACTTTTGGAGAAGCCTTTGCTAAACATGAAGAGTGTTATCAAGATAACATAGAGGAAGTACATAGATGGAAAGCTGCTTTGACAAAAGTTGCTAGTATTGCTGGATGGGATTTACGAGACAA ACATGAGGCAAACGTTGTTGAAGAAATAGTTAGAAAGATATCTAATAAATTGATTTCTACATACTCAATTGTCCACAAGGATTTTGTTGGAATAAACTCTCGTATGGAGGAACTGGTGAATTTATTAggcatggggttgaatggtgtTCGCTTTATAGGGATTTGGGGAATGGGGGGATTGGGCAAAACAACCCTAGCACGAGTTGTTTATGATAGATTTCGTTATTATTTTGATGGCAGCAGCTTTCTTGCCAATGTTAGAGAAGAATGTGGAAAACATGGTTTAGTTCATTTACAGAAACAGCTTCTCTTTGATATCTTGATTGAAAGAAATATTGATTTTTCAGATGTTCAATGGGGATGTAATGTGATAAAGAAGAGATTATGTTATAAAAGTGTTCTTATCGTTCTTGATGATGTGGATCAACTTGATCAATTAGAAGCGTTAGCAGGCGAGCGAGTTTGGTTTGGTCAAGGGAGTAGAGTCATTATAACAACAAGAGATCAACATCTATTGATCAAACACGATGTGGCTAGAGCTGAAATATACAAGGCTAAGGAATTGAATAGTGATGAAGCTCTTCGGCTCTTTAGTAGAAAAGCCTTCAAGAAAGACCATCCTTTAGAAGGTTATGTGGAGTTGTCCAAGAAAGCGATATGTTATGCTCAAGGCCTTCCTTTGGCTCTTAATGTTTTGGGTCCCTTATTGAAAGGTAGAAGCCTTAGTGCATGGGAAAGTGCCCTAGATAGACTAGAAGAAACTCCTccaaaaaaagttttggatACACTCCGGATAAGTTTTGATAGCTTGgaagaaacagagaaaaaaatatttttagatattgCTTGTTTCTTCAAAGGAGAACATAAAAATCGTGTAACAAATATACTACAAACTCCTCGTTACAAGCCAAGCATTGATATAGATGTTCTTATGGAAAAATCTCTCATAACCATCTTCGGGGGACGTTTGTGGATGCATGATTTACTGCAAGAATTAGGTCGGCAAATTGTTCATAGTGAGTCCCCTGAACAGCCTGGTAGTCGCAGTAGGTTGTGGCTCAAGGATGATGTCCTTCATGTACTAAAAAATAACACA GGATCAAAAAAAATTCGAGGCATAATGTTGCATTCGCCCCAACAAGTAAAAGTGCAACTACACACGGAAGCTttcaaaaagatgaaaaatctcaaattttttatagttgaGAATGTACATATTTGTAAACCACTTGAATTTCTTCCCCACagtctaaaattttttaagtggACCAATTATCcttttcattggccattcaaatATTTTCCTGAACAACTTGTTGCTCTTGAGATGCCACATAGTCGCATTAGATTGCCAAAGCTAATCAAGCAG gAGCGTCGGTTAGTGAATTTGATAGCTGTCAATCTCAGAGGTTGTgaatttattacaaaattacCTAAATTATGGGCCCCAAATTTAGAGGATTTGGACCTCTCTTCTTGTCGAAATTTAGTTGAGATTGATGAGTACTTTGGATCTCATGGaaagcttaaattttggaatctcaattattgcaaaaatcttcaaattcTTCCAAGCCAGCTCAGGTTGAAAtctcttgtttcttttcatctttgGGGGTGCTCAAGACTTGAGAAGTTGCCTGATTTTCATCCAGAAATGGAATGTTTAGAAACTTTAAATTTAGTGAATAGTGGCATTAGAGAGGTGCCTTCATCAATCGAGCATCTCACTAAGCTTAACGGATTATACCTTCCTTTTTGCAAAAACCTTCGGGATCTTCCAGATAGCATTTATAAATTGCAACAGCTTCAAGAATTGCAGACTCATACTGCCAAATTGAGACCGACGTGCAATTATTTTGATGGCTCTTTCGGATATGGGTTTGTGAACATGACAaaatttgatttatgtttcCATGCAGGCATTATTGAATTAGATCTTTTGATGAAGCCTGATTACTTCCCCGCATTGGAAATGATAAATCTATGTGGAACCAATATTGTTACCATCCCTGAAAGTATTAGCAGATTTCCCAGATTAACAGACCTTGATGTTCACAATTGCAAGCTTCTTCGTGAAATTCAAGGACTTCCACAATCGATAAAGCAAGTTAATGTAGAGGGTTGCATGTTGTTGGATACCCAATCACCAAGCGGGCTATTGAATCag GTAATAGAAATGATTGGGATTTTACCAAGTAGAGTATGTGGTAGGGCAAGAAGCAACAAATTAATGGATCCACAGTTGACCAATTACTTCCCATCTGAAACTGAGGGTGCTGAATCTGAAGATGGGGACATATCAATGGATCCGCAGTTCTCCAATCATTTCCCATCTGAAACTGAGGTTGCTAAATCTGAAGATGGGGACATATCTGAATCTGAAGATGGGGACATATCTGAATCTGAAGATGAGTATGAAGATTATGACACTAGTCATGAGATTACTTTTTGGGGAACTGAGATGCCGAAATGGGTTAATCATCAAAGTGTTGATaattccatatttttctttgttggtcGCAAATTTCCAAAATTGGTTGTCTGTATTGTTGCACGAGAGTGCTTTGATGGCGAAGACGACTTTGATGGCACTGTTGACATTTCCATCAATGGTTATAGAAATCGTAAAAAGATTTATTACTTTTGTGCTGATAAtgctctatttttattttctcgaACTCAACAGTCTCTACAGAGACTTTTGAATGAATCAAATCCAACTGACCAGAATCTTGTTGAGGTTTCAATTACATCTGACACCTTTTCTTCTATAAAAAGGTGGGGTGTCCACGTAGAATGCACCTGTCCTCCTCAAGAATCTGCTAATGCACCTATTTGGTATTCTATAAAAAGGTTGGGGGTCCAAGTAGATGATGTAGTTGAGTACTTGCCAACTTCGAAGAAACAGAGGACACGTTGA